AGAGGTTCCAGGTCGCCGAGATGTTCGAGGCACGCGGCCTGCCGCATCAAGAACGCGTAAGTGCTCGCCGTGTCCGAAAGGAGCGCGCGTTGCTTGTTGCGAGGTGAACAGGGACTGGGTCAACTCAGGCCATGCCCACCCGCCGCATCTTCCTGAAGGCCGCCGTTCCGGCGATGCTGTCCATCCTGTTGCCTGCCTTGCCCACTCAGGCGCGCGGTCCCTCCGTGGTGGAGGAGAAGGGCAAGATCGTGCTCGTGGAGGCCAACGGGAAGAGGCGCTCGCTGACCTCCTCGGGGCAGGACTCCCAGCCGAGCCTCTCTCCGGATGGCAGGGCCGTCGTCTTTGTCCGCAATGCCTCCGGCAAGAAGGTGGAGTCGGCTACGGGCGAAGTCGAGGCCAATGAGGTCTGGTGGGTGGACACCTCGGGCGGCAAGCCCAGGCGGCTCGTCGCCTCCACCGCGAGCGATGATCCGAAGGCGTCTCTCGGAGCGCTCGAGGCGCCTCAGTTCTCTCCGGATGGCAAGACGGTCTTCTTGCTGAGCGCGGCCTGGGTGACCTCGGGCGCCGTACACAAGGTGGACGTGGCCACGGGCAAGGAGCAGTTCGTCTCGCCAGGCAATACCCTGGAGGTCATCCCCCGCGGAGAGCACCATGGCAAGCTGATCGTCCAACTGCACAAGTACTTCCTGGGGGGCGGCAGCTACGACTGGTTTTGGCTGCTGGAGCCCGATGGGAAGCCAGTCGGCCCCATCGGCGACGACGTGAGCCGCTTCCGAGAGCTGTACTTCCCAGAGCCAGCCTCGCCCTGATGACCGCTCCCGTTCCACGCCGTTACGGCCAACGGCTGAATGGCGAAGAGCAGGGGACTCGGCCCCGTACTCCAACCGACGCTCCCCCAAGCTTCACCTT
The genomic region above belongs to Myxococcus guangdongensis and contains:
- a CDS encoding TolB family protein translates to MPTRRIFLKAAVPAMLSILLPALPTQARGPSVVEEKGKIVLVEANGKRRSLTSSGQDSQPSLSPDGRAVVFVRNASGKKVESATGEVEANEVWWVDTSGGKPRRLVASTASDDPKASLGALEAPQFSPDGKTVFLLSAAWVTSGAVHKVDVATGKEQFVSPGNTLEVIPRGEHHGKLIVQLHKYFLGGGSYDWFWLLEPDGKPVGPIGDDVSRFRELYFPEPASP